The Streptomyces sp. P9-A4 genome contains a region encoding:
- a CDS encoding DUF475 domain-containing protein yields the protein MVLKTFGWSFAITALGLVAAVLYGGWEAFGIVAILCVLEISLSFDNAVVNAGILKKMNAFWQKIFLTIGVLIAVFGMRLVFPVVIVAISAKIGPIDAVDLAFNNPDRYQELVTDAHPSIAAFGGMFLLMIFLDFIFEDRDIQWLRWIERPLAKLGKVDMLSVCIALVVLLVSAMTFATHAHQHGGTHVDKAQTVLISGIAGLITYLVVGGLSSYFENKLEEEEEREHEAEEEARLSGKKPSVVQLAGKAAFFMFLYLEVLDASFSFDGVIGAFAITNDIVLMALGLGVGAMYVRSLTVYLVRQGTLDDYVYLEHGAHYAIGALAVLLLVTIQYEIPEVITGGLGVALIGWSFWSSVRRNKRLAAAEGGSGSSEEKTEVPSGV from the coding sequence GTGGTTCTGAAAACCTTCGGCTGGTCGTTCGCGATCACTGCGCTCGGCTTGGTCGCAGCGGTGCTCTACGGGGGGTGGGAGGCCTTCGGGATCGTCGCGATCCTCTGTGTCCTCGAGATCTCGCTGTCCTTCGACAACGCGGTGGTCAACGCCGGAATCCTGAAGAAGATGAATGCCTTCTGGCAGAAGATCTTCCTCACGATCGGTGTGCTCATCGCCGTCTTCGGTATGCGGCTCGTCTTCCCCGTCGTGATCGTCGCGATCAGCGCCAAGATCGGCCCGATCGACGCCGTCGACCTGGCCTTCAACAACCCCGACCGCTACCAGGAACTGGTGACCGACGCGCATCCGTCGATCGCCGCGTTCGGTGGCATGTTCCTTCTGATGATCTTCCTCGACTTCATTTTCGAGGACCGTGACATCCAGTGGCTGCGCTGGATCGAGCGCCCGCTCGCCAAGCTCGGCAAGGTCGACATGCTGTCGGTCTGCATCGCCCTCGTCGTCCTGCTGGTCAGCGCGATGACCTTCGCGACCCACGCCCACCAGCACGGCGGCACGCACGTCGACAAGGCGCAGACGGTGCTGATCTCCGGCATCGCCGGCCTCATCACGTACCTCGTCGTCGGCGGTCTCTCCAGCTACTTCGAGAACAAGCTGGAGGAAGAGGAGGAGCGCGAGCACGAGGCCGAGGAAGAGGCCAGGCTCAGCGGCAAGAAGCCTTCCGTCGTCCAGCTGGCCGGCAAGGCCGCCTTCTTCATGTTCCTCTACCTGGAGGTCCTCGACGCCTCCTTCTCGTTCGACGGTGTCATCGGCGCCTTCGCCATCACCAACGACATCGTCCTGATGGCGCTCGGCCTCGGTGTCGGTGCCATGTACGTCCGTTCGCTGACGGTCTACCTGGTCCGCCAGGGCACCCTCGACGACTACGTCTACCTGGAGCACGGCGCCCACTACGCCATCGGCGCCCTGGCCGTCCTGCTCCTGGTCACCATCCAGTACGAGATCCCCGAGGTCATCACGGGCGGTCTCGGCGTCGCGCTCATCGGCTGGTCCTTCTGGTCCTCCGTCCGCCGCAACAAGCGGCTGGCGGCGGCCGAGGGAGGTTCCGGTTCGTCGGAGGAGAAGACCGAGGTGCCGTCCGGGGTGTGA
- a CDS encoding peroxiredoxin has product MAIEVGAEAPDFELKDNHGRTVRLSDFRGEKNVVLLFYPFAFTGVCTGELTALRDNLAEFVNDDTQLLAVSNDSIHTLRVFGDQESLEFPLLSDFWKHGEASRAYGVFDEEKGCAVRGTFVIDKEGVVRWTVVNALSEARDLGEYLKALDAL; this is encoded by the coding sequence ATGGCGATCGAGGTCGGGGCCGAGGCCCCGGATTTCGAGCTGAAGGACAACCACGGGCGCACCGTGCGGCTCTCCGACTTCCGCGGCGAGAAGAACGTGGTGCTGCTCTTCTACCCCTTTGCCTTCACCGGTGTCTGCACCGGTGAGCTCACCGCGCTGCGCGACAACCTGGCGGAGTTCGTCAACGACGACACCCAGCTGCTGGCCGTCTCCAACGACTCCATCCACACCCTGCGCGTCTTCGGCGACCAGGAGTCCCTGGAGTTCCCGCTGCTCTCCGATTTCTGGAAGCACGGCGAGGCCTCCCGTGCCTACGGTGTGTTCGACGAGGAGAAGGGCTGCGCGGTGCGCGGGACCTTCGTCATCGACAAGGAGGGCGTGGTCCGCTGGACCGTCGTCAACGCCCTGTCGGAGGCCCGCGACCTCGGCGAGTACCTGAAGGCGCTCGACGCCCTCTGA
- a CDS encoding DUF3052 domain-containing protein gives MSATADHAEERTNPAVRLGFEPGQVVQEIGYDDDVDQDLREGIESIIGAELVDEEYDDVADAVVLWFRDEDGDLTDALVDAIGLLEDGGTIWLLTPKTGRDGYIEPSDINDAAQTAGLSQTKSISVAKDWTGTRLTAPKR, from the coding sequence GTGAGCGCGACCGCGGACCACGCGGAGGAGCGGACCAACCCGGCCGTCAGGCTGGGGTTCGAGCCCGGACAGGTGGTCCAGGAGATCGGCTACGACGACGACGTCGACCAGGATCTCCGCGAAGGCATCGAGTCCATCATCGGGGCCGAGCTCGTGGACGAGGAATACGACGACGTCGCTGACGCCGTCGTGCTCTGGTTCCGCGACGAGGACGGCGATCTCACCGACGCCCTGGTGGACGCCATCGGTCTTCTGGAGGACGGCGGCACCATCTGGCTGCTGACGCCGAAGACCGGCCGCGACGGCTACATCGAGCCGTCCGACATCAACGATGCCGCGCAGACTGCTGGTCTCTCCCAGACCAAGAGCATCAGCGTCGCCAAGGACTGGACGGGTACCCGCCTGACCGCCCCCAAGCGCTGA
- a CDS encoding phosphoribosyltransferase domain-containing protein, with product MVWTGTWVAERLGVELIGDEELPALLGLALRRNPKRAHLLVSSVLGKHVPQRPSVVYGSGLGLGRRVRELLGEEEAARSVVLGYAETATALGHAVADGLGLAPYLHSTRRPVAGVARAGGFEESHSHATSHLLLPEDTELLAGDGPLVLVDDEFSTGNTVLNTVRTLHERYPRKRYVVVALVDMRSAADLGRLDAFAEEIGARVDLVAGAAGTVRLPEGVLEKGQALVAEHETPTPAPLRPASRPAPVRIALDWPEGVPDGGRHGFTPEHRTRLEQALPALARRIGEQLGAPSAAAEEPGAPASPSAGEPREPRELPAGEPREPSAGEHREPAGARPGTPAPPPAAPRVLVLGFEELMYAPLRLGTALEDAGHDVSYSTTTRSPVLAVDDPGYAIRTRLVFPAHDDPAGGPGERYAYNVAGAGFDAVVAVVDSTADTPALHAPDGLLAQLSAHVPRVLLAVVPSHTPAPTPTHGPTAAPMPTHTPTASPYPSYDDRPPVTEAPERSSMLPEPLRGPAFSSYAPEEVGWLLQDLSDVELEAPTEEREEAIQSGGAHYAESLPVEYQPSPRYQELFHSALETSAARIARAVGTVTETVLAELPLRRGRRGRDPQGRRPVLVSLARAGTPVGVLMRRWAQARHGLDLPHYAVSIVRGRGIDANALRWLAAHHDPADVVFVDGWTGKGAITRELAEAIREFEAAEGVTGFDPEIAVLADPGSCVRTYGTREDFLIPSACLNSTVSGLISRTVLRADLVGPDDFHGGKFYRELAGADVSNDFLDAVAARFDEVAGSVDGDVKELLAADRTPTWEGWAAVERISEEYGIHDVNLVKPGVGETTRVLLRRVPWKILAKRGAGADLAHVRLLAEQRGVPVEEVDELPYSCVGLIHPQYTRGATGADGKAVVSQ from the coding sequence GTGGTGTGGACCGGAACGTGGGTCGCGGAGCGACTGGGCGTCGAACTGATCGGCGACGAGGAGCTACCGGCCCTGTTGGGCCTCGCACTGCGCCGCAACCCCAAGCGCGCGCACCTGCTCGTCTCCAGCGTGCTCGGCAAGCACGTGCCGCAGCGCCCCTCCGTCGTGTACGGCTCCGGCCTCGGCCTCGGCCGGCGCGTCCGCGAACTCCTCGGCGAGGAGGAGGCCGCGCGCTCCGTCGTCCTCGGGTACGCCGAGACCGCCACGGCCCTCGGCCACGCCGTCGCCGACGGGCTCGGCCTCGCCCCGTACCTCCACTCCACCCGGCGGCCGGTGGCCGGAGTGGCCCGCGCGGGCGGCTTCGAGGAGTCCCACTCGCACGCCACCTCGCACCTGCTGCTGCCCGAGGACACCGAGCTGCTCGCGGGCGACGGGCCGCTGGTCCTCGTCGACGACGAGTTCTCCACCGGCAACACCGTCCTCAACACCGTCCGGACCCTCCACGAGCGCTACCCGCGCAAGCGGTACGTCGTGGTGGCCCTCGTCGACATGCGCTCCGCCGCCGACCTCGGCCGCCTGGACGCCTTCGCCGAGGAGATCGGCGCCCGCGTCGACCTGGTGGCCGGCGCCGCCGGAACCGTACGCCTCCCGGAAGGGGTCCTGGAGAAGGGCCAGGCGCTGGTGGCCGAGCACGAGACACCCACCCCCGCCCCCCTCCGCCCGGCGTCCCGCCCGGCCCCCGTGCGGATCGCGCTCGACTGGCCCGAGGGGGTCCCCGACGGCGGCAGGCACGGCTTCACACCGGAGCACCGCACCCGCCTGGAGCAGGCCCTGCCGGCCCTGGCACGCAGGATCGGCGAGCAGCTGGGCGCCCCGTCGGCCGCCGCGGAGGAGCCCGGCGCTCCCGCCTCGCCGTCCGCCGGGGAGCCGCGAGAGCCGCGAGAGCTGCCCGCCGGGGAGCCGCGAGAGCCGTCCGCCGGGGAGCATCGAGAGCCCGCCGGGGCCCGACCCGGCACCCCCGCCCCGCCGCCCGCCGCGCCCCGCGTCCTCGTCCTCGGCTTCGAGGAGCTGATGTACGCGCCGCTGCGCCTCGGCACCGCCCTGGAGGACGCCGGCCACGACGTCAGCTACTCCACCACCACCCGCTCGCCCGTCCTCGCCGTCGACGACCCCGGATACGCGATACGCACCCGGCTCGTCTTCCCCGCCCACGACGACCCCGCCGGCGGACCCGGCGAGCGGTACGCGTACAACGTGGCCGGCGCGGGCTTCGACGCGGTCGTCGCCGTCGTCGACTCCACCGCCGACACCCCGGCCCTGCACGCCCCCGACGGCCTGCTCGCCCAGCTGTCCGCGCACGTCCCGCGCGTCCTCCTGGCCGTCGTCCCCTCGCACACACCCGCACCCACGCCTACGCACGGGCCCACAGCCGCGCCCATGCCCACGCACACGCCCACGGCCTCGCCGTACCCCTCGTACGACGACAGGCCCCCGGTCACCGAAGCTCCCGAAAGGAGCTCCATGCTGCCCGAGCCCCTCCGCGGCCCCGCCTTCTCCTCCTACGCCCCCGAGGAGGTCGGCTGGCTGCTCCAGGACCTCTCGGACGTCGAGCTGGAGGCGCCCACCGAGGAACGCGAGGAAGCCATCCAGAGCGGCGGCGCCCACTACGCCGAGTCGCTGCCCGTCGAGTACCAGCCCAGCCCCCGCTACCAGGAGTTGTTCCACAGCGCCCTGGAGACCTCGGCCGCCCGTATCGCCCGCGCCGTCGGCACCGTCACCGAGACGGTCCTCGCCGAGCTCCCCCTTCGCCGTGGACGGCGCGGGAGGGACCCCCAGGGCCGCCGCCCGGTGCTCGTCTCCCTCGCCCGCGCCGGCACCCCCGTCGGCGTCCTCATGCGCCGCTGGGCGCAGGCCCGCCACGGCCTCGACCTGCCGCACTACGCCGTCTCCATCGTGCGCGGCCGGGGCATCGACGCCAACGCGCTGCGCTGGCTCGCCGCCCACCACGACCCGGCCGACGTCGTGTTCGTCGACGGCTGGACCGGCAAGGGCGCCATCACCCGCGAACTCGCCGAGGCGATAAGGGAGTTCGAAGCGGCCGAGGGCGTCACGGGCTTCGACCCGGAGATCGCGGTCCTCGCCGACCCCGGCTCCTGCGTCCGCACCTACGGCACCCGCGAGGACTTCCTCATCCCGTCCGCCTGCCTCAACTCCACGGTGTCCGGCCTGATATCGCGTACGGTCCTCCGCGCCGACCTCGTCGGACCGGACGACTTCCACGGCGGCAAGTTCTACCGCGAACTGGCCGGAGCCGACGTCTCCAACGACTTCCTCGACGCCGTCGCCGCCCGCTTCGACGAGGTCGCCGGCTCCGTCGACGGGGACGTCAAGGAACTCCTCGCCGCCGACCGCACCCCCACCTGGGAGGGCTGGGCGGCCGTCGAGCGGATCAGCGAGGAGTACGGCATCCACGACGTCAACCTGGTCAAGCCGGGCGTCGGCGAGACCACCCGCGTCCTGCTCCGCCGCGTCCCCTGGAAGATCCTCGCCAAGCGGGGCGCGGGCGCCGACCTCGCGCACGTCCGGCTGCTCGCCGAGCAGCGCGGCGTACCGGTCGAGGAGGTCGACGAACTCCCGTACAGCTGCGTCGGTCTGATCCACCCTCAGTACACCAGGGGCGCGACAGGCGCCGACGGCAAGGCGGTGGTGTCCCAGTGA
- a CDS encoding TerD family protein: protein MAFWDNLFPGRAAHFDSGSAASNSIDLTRRHPTVSLTKQGAATGNLRVNLSWRMRTSDLEGRSRQSGRLLRNPSQLFKPEVVQAHTQGMVNVDLDLGCLYELKDGSKGVVQPLGGFFGDLNGAPYVKLSGDDRFGGSSGETIFVNLDHKDEIKRLLFFAYIYDQTPAFDRTHAKITLYPSNGPRIEIELDERAPQARSCAVFTVENTKGELTVRREVRFVYGFQAELDRLYGWGLQWGRGYKTKA from the coding sequence ATGGCCTTCTGGGACAACCTTTTTCCGGGGAGGGCGGCGCATTTCGACTCGGGCAGCGCCGCGTCGAACTCGATCGACCTGACGAGACGGCACCCGACCGTCTCGCTGACCAAGCAGGGAGCGGCCACCGGCAACCTCCGGGTGAACCTGTCCTGGCGGATGCGGACCTCCGACCTGGAAGGGCGCTCGCGCCAGAGCGGGCGGCTGCTCCGCAACCCCTCCCAGCTCTTCAAGCCCGAGGTCGTCCAGGCGCACACCCAGGGCATGGTCAACGTCGACCTGGACCTGGGCTGCCTCTATGAGCTCAAGGACGGCAGCAAGGGCGTGGTGCAGCCGCTGGGCGGCTTCTTCGGCGACCTGAACGGCGCCCCGTACGTGAAGCTCAGCGGGGACGACCGCTTCGGCGGCTCGTCCGGCGAGACGATCTTCGTCAATCTGGACCACAAGGACGAGATCAAGCGCCTGCTGTTCTTCGCGTACATCTACGACCAGACGCCGGCCTTCGACCGTACGCACGCCAAGATCACGCTCTATCCGAGCAACGGTCCCCGGATCGAGATCGAGCTCGACGAGCGCGCCCCGCAGGCACGCTCCTGCGCGGTCTTCACCGTGGAGAACACCAAGGGCGAGCTGACGGTCCGCCGCGAGGTGCGCTTCGTGTACGGCTTCCAGGCCGAGCTGGACCGGCTGTACGGCTGGGGACTCCAGTGGGGGCGCGGCTACAAGACCAAGGCGTAG
- a CDS encoding HAD family hydrolase, with product MSTTPVGTTKDPASVLVASDLDRTLIYSSAALALGMPDAQAPRLLCVEVHESKPLSYMTEDAADLLARLTGEAVFVPTTTRTRKQYQRIQLPGAAPKYAICANGGHILVDGVSDPEWHASVVRRLAEECAPLSEIRAYLTATTDLSWVRKHRVAEDLFAYLVVERERLPEDWLGRFGAWAGERGWTVSLQGRKVYAVPKPLTKSAAVREVARRTGATLTLAAGDSLLDADLLLAADRAWRPGHGELADSDWTAPHLDVLVERGVAAGEEILRRFRAAAAV from the coding sequence GTGAGTACGACCCCGGTGGGTACGACGAAGGATCCGGCCTCCGTACTGGTCGCCAGCGACCTCGACCGCACCCTCATCTACTCCTCCGCGGCCCTCGCCCTCGGCATGCCCGACGCGCAGGCACCCCGGCTGCTCTGCGTAGAGGTCCACGAGTCCAAGCCGCTCTCCTACATGACCGAGGACGCGGCCGACCTCCTCGCGAGACTGACCGGCGAAGCCGTCTTCGTGCCCACCACGACCCGGACGCGCAAGCAGTACCAGCGCATCCAACTCCCCGGCGCCGCACCGAAGTACGCGATCTGCGCCAACGGCGGACACATCCTCGTCGACGGCGTCTCCGACCCCGAGTGGCACGCCTCCGTGGTGCGCCGGCTCGCGGAGGAGTGCGCGCCGCTCTCCGAGATCCGCGCCTACCTCACCGCGACCACGGACCTGTCCTGGGTGCGCAAGCACCGAGTCGCCGAGGACCTCTTCGCGTACCTCGTCGTCGAGCGCGAGCGGCTCCCCGAGGACTGGCTGGGCCGCTTCGGCGCCTGGGCGGGGGAGCGCGGCTGGACGGTCTCGCTCCAGGGCCGCAAGGTGTACGCGGTCCCGAAGCCGCTCACCAAGAGCGCGGCGGTCCGCGAGGTCGCCCGCCGCACCGGGGCCACGCTCACGCTGGCCGCCGGCGACTCCCTCCTCGACGCCGACCTGCTGCTCGCCGCGGACCGGGCCTGGCGGCCGGGCCACGGCGAACTGGCCGACAGCGACTGGACCGCCCCCCACCTGGACGTCCTGGTGGAACGCGGGGTCGCGGCGGGCGAGGAGATCCTGCGCCGCTTCCGGGCGGCGGCCGCCGTCTAG
- a CDS encoding HpcH/HpaI aldolase/citrate lyase family protein translates to MRHFGHIPSTTRAGLFHREPAVFTADSPARTLAVALGATLYSPATRPRLADDVRKQAARGVVSMVLCLEDSISDGEVEAGEVNLVRQFADLAAGTVTDGDTVTDVPLLFIRVREPRQITDLVDRLGDTVRLLSGFVLPKFTENRGRAFLEALTQAERNCGRRLFAMPVLESPELLHLETRAETLAGIASITDKYRDRVLALRLGVTDFCSAYGLRRSPDMTAYDVKIVANVIADVVNVLGRSDGTGFTVTGPVWEYFRPGERMFKPQLRRSPFLEGRAEDLRTALIQHDLDGLLREIELDRANGLLGKTCIHPTHVVPVHALSVVSHEEWSDAQDILRPEQGGGGVLRSAYTNKMNEVKPHRAWAERTLLRAEVFGVANEDVGFVDLLTAGLAG, encoded by the coding sequence ATGCGTCATTTCGGGCACATCCCGTCCACGACACGGGCAGGATTGTTCCACCGCGAGCCGGCCGTCTTCACCGCCGACTCGCCCGCGCGCACGCTCGCCGTGGCGCTGGGAGCCACGCTCTACAGCCCGGCCACCCGGCCGCGGCTCGCCGACGACGTGCGCAAGCAGGCGGCCCGCGGAGTGGTCTCCATGGTGCTCTGCCTGGAGGACTCCATCAGCGACGGCGAGGTGGAGGCCGGCGAGGTCAACCTCGTCCGCCAGTTCGCCGACCTCGCCGCGGGCACCGTGACGGACGGCGACACCGTCACGGACGTGCCCCTGCTGTTCATCCGGGTCCGCGAACCGCGCCAGATCACCGACCTCGTCGACCGCCTCGGCGACACGGTCCGGCTGCTGTCCGGATTCGTACTGCCCAAATTCACCGAGAACCGCGGCCGCGCCTTCCTCGAAGCGCTCACCCAGGCCGAGCGGAACTGCGGACGGCGCCTCTTCGCCATGCCCGTCCTGGAGTCCCCCGAGCTCCTCCACCTGGAGACCCGGGCCGAGACCCTCGCCGGCATCGCCTCGATCACCGACAAGTACCGCGACCGCGTCCTCGCCCTGCGTCTCGGGGTCACCGACTTCTGCTCCGCCTACGGGCTGCGCCGCTCGCCCGACATGACCGCCTACGACGTCAAGATCGTCGCGAACGTCATCGCCGACGTCGTCAACGTCCTCGGCCGCTCCGACGGCACCGGCTTCACCGTCACCGGACCCGTCTGGGAGTACTTCCGTCCCGGCGAGCGCATGTTCAAGCCGCAGCTCCGCCGCAGCCCCTTCCTGGAGGGCCGCGCCGAGGACCTCCGTACCGCGCTCATCCAGCACGACCTCGACGGCCTGCTCCGAGAGATCGAACTCGACCGCGCCAACGGCCTGCTCGGCAAGACCTGCATCCACCCCACCCATGTGGTGCCGGTGCACGCCCTCTCCGTGGTCAGCCACGAGGAGTGGAGCGACGCCCAGGACATCCTGCGGCCGGAACAGGGCGGCGGCGGAGTCCTCCGCTCCGCCTACACGAACAAGATGAACGAAGTGAAGCCGCATCGCGCGTGGGCCGAGCGCACCCTGCTGCGCGCCGAGGTCTTCGGCGTCGCCAACGAGGACGTCGGCTTCGTGGATCTGCTCACCGCCGGCCTCGCCGGCTGA
- a CDS encoding TerD family protein: MGVSLSKGGNVSLTKEAPGLTAVTVGLGWDVRTTTGTDFDLDASAILVSEEGKVRNDQDFVFFNNLKSADGSVEHTGDNLTGEGEGDDEQVKVSLATVPADVAKIVFPVSIYDAENRQQSFGQVRNAFIRVVNQAGGAEIARYDLSEDASTETAMVFGELYRHGAEWKFRAVGQGYASGLRGIAQDFGVNV; the protein is encoded by the coding sequence GTGGGAGTCAGCCTCAGCAAGGGCGGCAACGTCTCGCTGACCAAGGAGGCCCCTGGCCTCACCGCCGTGACCGTCGGTCTGGGCTGGGACGTCCGCACCACCACCGGTACGGACTTCGACCTCGACGCCAGCGCGATCCTGGTGAGCGAGGAGGGCAAGGTCCGCAACGACCAGGACTTCGTCTTCTTCAACAACCTGAAGAGCGCCGACGGCTCCGTCGAGCACACCGGTGACAACCTCACCGGCGAGGGCGAGGGCGACGACGAGCAGGTCAAGGTCAGCCTGGCCACCGTGCCGGCCGACGTGGCCAAGATCGTCTTCCCGGTGTCGATCTACGACGCCGAGAACCGCCAGCAGTCCTTCGGCCAGGTGCGCAACGCGTTCATCCGCGTCGTGAACCAGGCCGGCGGCGCCGAGATCGCCCGGTACGACCTCTCCGAGGACGCCTCGACCGAGACCGCCATGGTCTTCGGCGAGCTGTACCGCCACGGTGCGGAGTGGAAGTTCCGTGCCGTCGGCCAGGGCTACGCCTCGGGCCTGCGCGGCATCGCGCAGGACTTCGGCGTCAACGTCTGA
- a CDS encoding FmdB family zinc ribbon protein produces MPRYEFRCRTCGDTFELSRPMAESSDPASCPAGHDDTVKLLSAVAVGGSSTAGPAPSGGGGGGGCCGGGCCG; encoded by the coding sequence ATGCCTCGTTACGAATTCCGCTGCCGGACCTGCGGCGACACCTTCGAGCTCAGCCGTCCCATGGCCGAGTCCTCCGACCCCGCCTCCTGCCCCGCCGGGCACGACGACACCGTGAAGCTGCTCTCGGCCGTGGCCGTCGGCGGCAGCTCCACCGCCGGCCCCGCGCCGAGTGGCGGCGGCGGGGGCGGCGGTTGCTGCGGCGGGGGCTGCTGCGGCTGA
- a CDS encoding TerD family protein translates to MGVTLAKGGNVSLSKAAPNLTQVLVGLGWDARSTTGAPFDLDASALLCRAGRVLGDEYFVFYNQLRSPEGSVEHTGDNLTGEGDGDDESLVVDLGKVPAHCDKIVFPVSIHDADNRGQSFGQVSNAFIRVVNQLDGQELARYDLSEDASTETAMIFGELYRYNGEWKFRAVGQGYASGLRGIALDFGVNVS, encoded by the coding sequence ATGGGCGTCACGCTCGCCAAGGGAGGCAATGTCTCCCTCTCCAAGGCCGCACCCAACCTCACCCAGGTCCTCGTGGGGCTCGGCTGGGACGCGCGCTCCACCACCGGGGCTCCGTTCGACCTCGACGCCAGCGCGCTGCTGTGCCGGGCCGGACGGGTGCTCGGCGACGAGTACTTCGTCTTCTACAACCAGCTCCGCAGCCCCGAGGGCTCCGTCGAGCACACCGGTGACAACCTCACCGGCGAGGGTGACGGGGACGACGAGTCCCTCGTCGTCGACCTCGGCAAGGTGCCGGCCCACTGCGACAAGATCGTCTTCCCGGTGTCGATCCACGACGCCGACAACCGCGGCCAGAGTTTCGGCCAGGTCAGCAACGCGTTCATTCGTGTCGTGAACCAGCTGGACGGTCAGGAACTCGCCCGTTACGACCTCTCCGAGGACGCCTCGACCGAGACCGCGATGATCTTCGGCGAGCTGTACCGCTACAACGGCGAATGGAAGTTCAGGGCGGTGGGTCAGGGGTACGCGTCCGGGCTCCGGGGCATCGCTCTAGACTTCGGGGTCAACGTTTCGTAA
- a CDS encoding TerD family protein: MTHAMLKGSNVPLDTAAVRAVLRWTPGPGVPDVDASALLLGPAGRVRSDEDFVFYNQPRHPSGLVRRLPKKRDSGGLTDTVEADLGGLDVSVDRVVIAASSDGGTFRSVSDLRILLYDATPGPEREPLALFAVTAETGEETAVICGELYRRGDTWKFRAVGQGYPTGLIGLATDFGISVDEEAQEALDVQDARSDAATPQGGFPDAPGGFPELPGAREPSGAAQEAVAAVHAPGAPDLDLTVAHGPVPPQPTMPPPVPDRAPAYGYPQPPANVPAPAYGYPQPVGAAPEQHPAPEFRMPPMGPQFARS; this comes from the coding sequence ATGACGCACGCGATGCTGAAGGGCTCCAACGTCCCTCTCGACACCGCGGCCGTACGGGCCGTGCTCCGCTGGACCCCGGGCCCCGGGGTCCCCGACGTCGATGCGTCGGCCCTGCTGCTCGGGCCCGCCGGCCGCGTGCGGTCCGACGAGGACTTCGTCTTCTACAACCAGCCGCGCCACCCCTCGGGCCTGGTGCGGCGGCTGCCCAAGAAGCGGGACTCCGGGGGCTTGACGGACACCGTGGAGGCCGATCTCGGCGGTCTGGACGTCTCGGTCGACCGGGTGGTGATCGCGGCCTCCTCCGACGGCGGCACCTTCCGGTCCGTCTCGGACCTGCGGATCCTGCTGTACGACGCGACGCCCGGCCCCGAGCGCGAGCCGCTGGCCCTGTTCGCCGTGACGGCGGAGACCGGCGAGGAGACGGCGGTGATCTGCGGCGAGCTGTACCGGCGCGGGGACACCTGGAAGTTCCGCGCGGTCGGACAGGGCTACCCGACCGGCCTGATCGGCCTCGCGACCGACTTCGGCATCTCGGTCGACGAGGAGGCGCAGGAGGCCCTGGACGTCCAGGACGCGCGGAGCGACGCCGCCACGCCCCAGGGCGGCTTCCCCGACGCTCCTGGCGGCTTCCCCGAGCTCCCGGGCGCCCGGGAGCCCTCGGGTGCCGCCCAGGAGGCCGTGGCGGCCGTTCACGCCCCCGGCGCGCCCGATCTGGACCTGACCGTCGCCCACGGCCCCGTACCCCCGCAGCCGACGATGCCGCCGCCGGTCCCCGACCGGGCCCCGGCCTACGGCTACCCCCAGCCGCCGGCGAACGTCCCGGCCCCCGCGTACGGCTATCCGCAGCCGGTCGGCGCCGCGCCCGAGCAGCACCCGGCACCGGAGTTCCGGATGCCGCCCATGGGTCCCCAGTTCGCCCGGTCCTGA